Sequence from the Pseudophaeobacter arcticus DSM 23566 genome:
CCATTTGCGGTGACGCCACCGAGGCTGGAAACAGGTGAGCCCTCTGGTTCAGAGGCCTTGCTTTTTATGGCAGCGGATGGCCGCCTACATTTTTCCGGTGCGCAAACCCAAGACGCCATGGCCGCTGTTCTGGCGCAAGCATCGGAACTGGACAGCTTATCACTCCGCGCCGATGCCAATGTGCCGGCCAGAGAGGTTGCGGCGCTGATCACCCAGTTGCGCGATGGCGGCATTCGATCGGTTACTCTCAGAGGGACGCGCCCATGAGGCGATCGCCCCTGTTCCCCATCTGCCTTGGCCTGGCCTTGGCACTGCATATTTTGCCCTTTCTGGCGCTGAGTAGCGGCGGTTCAAGAGCGGCGGGTGCCGGCAGTGGCGGCCGTGGTCAGGTGACATTGGCTGCTGCCTCTCAGGAACTGGTGCAACTGGCCGCGCATTGGAAGCGCCCTCCAACAGTCCCTTCTGCCCACCCGGCAATTGCCGCTCCTGAGGTGCAAAGCCAACCCCAGCCTGCAGCTCTCCCGACGCGCCCTGAGGTGTCCTTTCCGGTATCGCATCTTGCGAACCATTCGCCCCAGCTTCAGGCTGCGCCCTTCGCAGATGCAAGCCCGGAGCTTGCGGTTTCACCCTCGCCGCCACCAAAGCCCGTTGCGCCGGAAAAACCTGCTGTCACCGCATCAGCCACCCGTCAGCAGGAGCAAGCCGCAGGCAAGCAGCAGCAACAGATCAGGGGAGATGCGGGAGCGGAGGCCACCACAACCGGTGACCCAAGCCGAGAGACCGCCAATCTGAAGAACCGCTGGGGGGCTGCCATCATTGCACGCATTCAGCGACAAAAACGCCTCCCGCGCGGGGGCGGGCAGGGCACAGTCCAATTGCACATCACGGTTTCAACCAAGGGACGTCTGATTGCGGTTGCCGTTGCCCACAGCTCGGGCCACGCAACACTAGACCAGGCCGCATTAGGGTCAGTTCGAAAAGCCCGCTTGCCGCGTGCTCCCAAGGCGATTCTTCCAGGAAATCACAGCTTCACGTTCCGCATGATATTCACCGATTGACTGCAACTGTGCCCGTCCTTCCCGATAGCCGATAGGCATATCGGAAGTCAGCTAGTCGGCTGTCTTCACAGAATTCCATTTCGTTTTCGGCAGAACATCGGGCAGGAAAATTACTTATAGTTGAAACCATTGGTGCGTTACCTGTGCGACGGCTCGTCTGAAAGAGCGCCCGCGCACCAAGTGAGGAACTGGGAAGCCATAGCAGGGTGCTGAGTGATGGCCCCTGAGGACATCGCTGGTTTTTACCTCGAAAACCTAATCGCAAAAAGCAGAGAATTCTCCAGCACGAACGATCTGGATTGGCATAAAATGAGACCGTTCTTGTATCAGAAATTCGAGAGGCACGCCCAGACCAAGGGTCATGCAGCGTTTTCATCCTCCTCCATCCGTTTGCAGGTTATCCGACGCATATCCTCTCGGGCCATGGGCTGACCGAAGTAGAAGCCCTGGCTTGAGGTGCAATTCTCCTCACGCAGGAATCTAAGCTCGTCTTCGCTCTCGACCCCTTCGGCGAGCACCGGAATGTCCAGTGCCGCGCCAAGCAGCAAAGTGGAGCGCACAATAGCGGCACGCTGTGAATTTTTATGCACGTCCCGAATAAAGCTGCGGTCAATCTTGATCTTGTCAAAGGGGAAGGTCTGCAACATCGACAGCGACGAATAGCCGGTGCCAAAATCATCCATGGCAATGCGAATACCCAGCGCCTTCAGCTTGTGCATCACCTTGAGCGTATGCGCCTGGTCGTGGATAATGCTGGCCTCGGTGATTTCCAGCTCCAGGCGCTGCGGCAGCAAGCCGGTTTCGAACAAGTTATCCATCACGTTTTCCAGAAACGAGGGCTGCACCAGCTGCTGCGGTGCCACATTGACGGCAACACTATAGGGATGATCCCATTGGGCGGCCTCGCGGCATGCCTCGCGTAGAACCCAGGCGCCGATGTCACGCACCAGGCCGGTTTCCTCGGCTATCGGGATGAACGCGTCCGGCGACACCCGTCCGCGGGTTGGGTGATTCCAGCGCAGCAGCACTTCGAACCCCTCCGGCGCCAGCGTATCCAGCGTGTTCTGGAGCTGATACACCAGTTCGAATTCGTCGTTTTCCAGCGCCCGGCGCAGGTCATGCACCAGTTGCGTTCTGTCCCGGTTGTGACGGCCCATTTCCTCGTCGAACAGGCAGATTGGCCGGTCTGTTTCTGACTTGGCACGATACATCGCCACATCCGATTTATGCAGCAACTGGTTTGCATCTCGGCCATCCTCCAGCGTCGTTGCAATCCCGATGGAGGCTCCAACACGCAGAGAGACTTCTTCTAGGTCGATCGGTTCCACAATGGCCGCATGCAACCTTTCAGCAAAGCTCAGCACCTCTTCGATGCACCGAAACCCCACTTTTATGGCAACAAATTCATCGCCGCCGGTTCGTGCAACATATTCGCCTTCGCCCAGTTGCATGCTTAACCGCCAGGCAACCCGGCGCAACACCGCATCCCCCATCGCGTGACCGTGCAGATCGTTCACCTCCTTAAAGAGATTGAGATCCATCGTCAGCACCGCCGCGCGCGCGGTTTTATCCTCGGCCAACTGCACTGCCATGGCATCCATTTTGCGGGCCAGCCACATGCGGTTGGGCATGCTGGTCAATGGATCATGCTGGGCCGCGTGTTCGAGTTGCGAGCGTGTTTCACCCTCCAGATTGACCTCGATACTGGCGGAGGCCATGGCAATCAGCAGGATGATCACGGTGACACCAAAAATAAGCATTGCCATGGCGGTGTCCGAAATCGCCATGGGGGGCACCATGACAGAAGAGTCGAGGCGAATCTCCACCGCGCTCATACCGGTGAAATGCATCAGACAGATTGCCATGACCATAGCGGTGGCTGGCCAGATCCGCCCAGCCCTCCCGTCAAGCTGTTTGGCAATCAACCCGTAGCTGGTAGCCCCAAAGCCCGCGCCAAAAAGGACAGATGCCACCAGTTGCGGTAGGCTCCAGACAATCGTCCCTGGCAGCAGATAGGCGCTCATGCCAGTGTAATGCATCGCAGCCACGCATAGGCCAAAAATTGCCCCGGCCATGTAGGCTGCATAGCGCCTGTTGCCATAGGCCAACCCGGCGTTGGCCGCAACCGAGCCCAAGACCCCCACCAAGAGCGACACACCGGTCATGACAGGTTCATACCCATGCGCATAACCTGGGTTATAGGCGAGCATCGCAATAAAATGGGTCGACCAGATTGTGGCTCCGGTAATCAAACCAGCCAGGGGCAGTTGCACGAGGCGGCGCTTGCCATTCCATTGGGTCAAGCGAGAGGACATATGTGTGGAGAGCACCGAGCCGATGACGCAAATAAAAGCTGCCACCGCCACCAGGCCATAAATATGATCCTGGGTGATGCAGTCCAATAGTCGATACATGAACCAAGTCCTCGGGTCGTAAAAAAGTCAGTCGATTGTCGCTTTGAAAGATTAACAAAAACGTCGAAAGTTATCCGGCACCAAGGCGTAATATGTAAATAATTCTAATGTTTTAATGGAACTCTCAGGCCAATCTGCTCTTGCCAACCGGCTCTGGCGTGATGCACCCGTTTTGCCGATCCCCGCCGATCTACCGCCAACCTTCTGTGCGCCCAGAAAAGCCACATGGATCCGTGCAAAATCATGGGGGGCAAAGCCCGGTGTTCAGGCGCGTAGAATGGCCTGGGCAATGAGGTGGGCAACCTCGGGAAACGTGCCGAGGGCTGGCAACACTGTGCCGTCGAATTTGGCGCTTTTGAGCGCGGCGGGAATGTCGTCTTTGACGTGGTCGCCGGACTGGGCAAAGAAGGGCAGGCAGAGGCCATGTTGGGGCAGTTTTGATGCCATATCAGCCAGGTAGGGCTCTTGTTCGATATAGCCGGTCATCACCTTCAGCTCTGGCAGAAGCGGGCGCAGTGCGCTGGCAAAACGCTCGGTGGCTGCGGCGGCCTTGGGGCCGCGGGCAGAGCCATGGGCGGCGAGCAGCAGGCAGTCTGGAGCGGCGGGGACAGAGGCAGGGACAGAGGCCGCGGGCTTGCTCTGCGCGGCACGGGCCTGCTGGACCAGAGTGGCCACCAGCTTGGGGAGGGTGGGGTCCTGACCAAAAGGCGGCAGTTGGCGGTGGTCAATAGCGCCGATCCGTTGCGGCAAGACCTGTGTGGTGAACCAGCCCTCAGCCATGAAGAAAGGATAGACCAAGGCCCCCGGTTGCATCACCTGTTCCAGCCGGTCTGGCTGCGCCAGGGTGGCCGAGCGCACCTGCCAATCCGGGAGAAAGCTGGCAACCCGTTCGGCCAGTTGCGCCAGGCTGCGTTCTGGCGGATTGGGGGCCGAGGGCTGGCCATGCGCCACCAGAACCACGGTTTTGCGGGTCGCACTGGCGCTCTGCGCATCAATCGGCCGGGAGGCTGGAGAGTCTGGGGGAGGTGAGGGCATCAGGGGATTCTGCATGGCTGGGGAGGGCTGGGGGGAGGCGGCGGCCAGGGGAGCAGCCGGGTGAGTGGTTTATATATGTGGTCCTGGATCCGGTGCCAGGGTGCGCGGGGCGCCTATTTTCCTATGGGGCTGGCCTTGATCGCAGCCTCTATCGGATCCTGTAGGGTTTTGACCAACCCGCGCCCTAAACGGCGCGCGGGGCAGGGGGAGGCAAACCGGCCTCCCCAGGGTCGAATGACCTAGCCATATTGCGCCACAGGGGTGCCGGCGATAGCGGCCATGTTCAACAGACCCCGCGCCGTGATCGCTGGGCTGACGATATGGGCGCGGTTGCCCATACCCATCAGGATTGGGCCAACCTCCAAACCATCGGAGCGCATTTTCAGAATGTTGCGCACCCCAGAGGCGGCGTCAGCATGGGCAAAGACCAGCACATTGGCGGCGCCCTGCAGGCGTGAATTGGGGAAGATGCGGTCGCGCAGTTCAGGGTCCAGCGCAGTGTCGATGTTCATCTCGCCTTCATAGGTGAAATCGCAGCGATTGGCATCGAGGATCGCGATGGCGGCGCGCAGCCGGCTGCCTGTATCACAGGCGATATT
This genomic interval carries:
- a CDS encoding biopolymer transporter ExbD: MDFSPAKKRQTGEPILPMINVVFLLLIFFLLSSQIAPRAPFAVTPPRLETGEPSGSEALLFMAADGRLHFSGAQTQDAMAAVLAQASELDSLSLRADANVPAREVAALITQLRDGGIRSVTLRGTRP
- a CDS encoding TonB family protein, coding for MRRSPLFPICLGLALALHILPFLALSSGGSRAAGAGSGGRGQVTLAAASQELVQLAAHWKRPPTVPSAHPAIAAPEVQSQPQPAALPTRPEVSFPVSHLANHSPQLQAAPFADASPELAVSPSPPPKPVAPEKPAVTASATRQQEQAAGKQQQQIRGDAGAEATTTGDPSRETANLKNRWGAAIIARIQRQKRLPRGGGQGTVQLHITVSTKGRLIAVAVAHSSGHATLDQAALGSVRKARLPRAPKAILPGNHSFTFRMIFTD
- a CDS encoding putative bifunctional diguanylate cyclase/phosphodiesterase; the protein is MYRLLDCITQDHIYGLVAVAAFICVIGSVLSTHMSSRLTQWNGKRRLVQLPLAGLITGATIWSTHFIAMLAYNPGYAHGYEPVMTGVSLLVGVLGSVAANAGLAYGNRRYAAYMAGAIFGLCVAAMHYTGMSAYLLPGTIVWSLPQLVASVLFGAGFGATSYGLIAKQLDGRAGRIWPATAMVMAICLMHFTGMSAVEIRLDSSVMVPPMAISDTAMAMLIFGVTVIILLIAMASASIEVNLEGETRSQLEHAAQHDPLTSMPNRMWLARKMDAMAVQLAEDKTARAAVLTMDLNLFKEVNDLHGHAMGDAVLRRVAWRLSMQLGEGEYVARTGGDEFVAIKVGFRCIEEVLSFAERLHAAIVEPIDLEEVSLRVGASIGIATTLEDGRDANQLLHKSDVAMYRAKSETDRPICLFDEEMGRHNRDRTQLVHDLRRALENDEFELVYQLQNTLDTLAPEGFEVLLRWNHPTRGRVSPDAFIPIAEETGLVRDIGAWVLREACREAAQWDHPYSVAVNVAPQQLVQPSFLENVMDNLFETGLLPQRLELEITEASIIHDQAHTLKVMHKLKALGIRIAMDDFGTGYSSLSMLQTFPFDKIKIDRSFIRDVHKNSQRAAIVRSTLLLGAALDIPVLAEGVESEDELRFLREENCTSSQGFYFGQPMAREDMRRITCKRMEEDENAA
- a CDS encoding CbiX/SirB N-terminal domain-containing protein, giving the protein MPSPPPDSPASRPIDAQSASATRKTVVLVAHGQPSAPNPPERSLAQLAERVASFLPDWQVRSATLAQPDRLEQVMQPGALVYPFFMAEGWFTTQVLPQRIGAIDHRQLPPFGQDPTLPKLVATLVQQARAAQSKPAASVPASVPAAPDCLLLAAHGSARGPKAAAATERFASALRPLLPELKVMTGYIEQEPYLADMASKLPQHGLCLPFFAQSGDHVKDDIPAALKSAKFDGTVLPALGTFPEVAHLIAQAILRA